The Geoalkalibacter subterraneus genome contains the following window.
CCTCCTATCATGAAACCCTGCCCGAGGTCGATCACCTGGTGCTGGGGGAAGGGGAGGTGACCCTGCCGCCTTTTCTGCAGGATCTGCAGCAGGGCGAACCCCGTCATATTTACCGTGCAGAGCAGTGGGCGCAGATCGAACAGACGCCGATTCCTCTGTGGGACCTGATCGACATGAAAGATTACGCGGCCATGAACATCCAGTACGGGCGGGGTTGTCCCTTCGACTGCGAGTTCTGCGATATCACCGCTCTGTTTGGACGCCGGCCCCGCAACAAAAAAGTTGGCCAGATTATCGATGAGTTGGAGAGTCTGTATGCGCGCGACTGGCGTGGCGCGATCTTTTTTGTCGATGACAACTTTATCGGCGATAAGCCGACCCTCAAGAATGAGGTGCTGCCCGCCATCGTCGAATGGATGAAGGAGAAGGATTACCCCTTTTATTTCTATACGGAGGCGTCTGTCGATCTTGCAGACGACCCGCAGTTGATGGAATGGATGGTGCTCGCCGGATTTGAAGAGGTCTTTGTCGGCATCGAAACTCCCGACGATGCAGGGCTTGCGGAAACTTGCAAACTCCAGAACAGAAACCGCGACCTGATCGATTCCGTCAAACGCATTCAGCAGGCCGGATTACAGGTTCATGGTGGTTTTATTGTCGGATTTGACAGCGATACGCCGGGAATTTTCGAAAAACAGATCAGGTTCATTCAGGAAAGCGGCATTGTGACCGCTATGGTCGGCGTACTTTCCGCGCTGCGTGGAACCCGTCTCTACCAGCGGCTGGAGGGCGAGGGTCGCTTGCTTAAGGATTCGTCTGGTGAGAATACGATTTTTGACGTCAATTTTATTCCGCGCATGAATCCGGAAGCACTTCGCCTTGGCTATCAGAAAATTCTCGATACCATTTACGATCCTAAACAGTACTACCAGCGGGTGATCAGCTTGTTCAAGGAATACAATCCTCGCCCGAAGGGAAAATTCCATTTGCAGAAGGGACATATCGGCGCATTGTTCAAGTCGATTCTCTGGTTGGGAGTAATTGGTAAGGAGCGCCTCCAGTTCTGGAAACTGTTTTTCTGGTCCCTGTTCAGAAAGCCGCGCCTTTTCCCCCTGGCCATTACCTATGCCGTCTATGGTTTCCATTTTCGCAAGGTCGCAGAACGGGTCAGGGAGGGGGATTCTTTTTGATCAGCTTAAATACCAGATTTTTGGTGGAGGCCGATATGGTTCGTCTTCAGAGCCACCCAATCCTTCGGAAGCGCAACATTTCTTTAGGTTCACCTGGGGTGCCCACTTCCATCGCACCTTCAGGAATGGCTTTTTACACCGGCGATAAATTCCCCCGCTGGCAGGGGGATCTGTTTGTTGGAGCATTGGCGGGGCAGATGCTGGTCCGCTTGAGATTTGACGGAGAAGAACTGGTCGAGGAGGACCACCTTCTGAAAGATGAACTGGGACGCATCCGCGATGTGCGCGTCGGACCGGACGGCTTAATCTACCTGCTGACCGACCATGGAAACGGTGTGCTGGCGCGTCTGGAGCCGGTTGAGGATGAGAAGTAAATCAAGAGATAACTAGTGAGGCCGCAGTGCGTGACGACATCGTTTGCGATGACAAACACGCCTGCGGCTCAAACAGTCAGCGCAGTTGCCTCCAGGAGCGTCGGCCCAGCTCATCGGCATCGCCTCCTTTTTCGCGTATAACGGCGATCCCTCCCTCCGATCCACCGAAGTATTTATATTCCAGGTCACCTGCTTCGATAACTGCCGGGGTTTTGATAATGCCGACCTGGGACTGAATGCCACTGGCAGCAACCGTCATGGTTGTGCCATCGACAATGATGGTGATTTTGTCATCGTCGTCGATTTCCGTATCGTCGTTCACGTCAAAAACCGATTCATCCAGGCGTGAGCCCATCACGGCGTCGAGTTCCATAAGCCAGCTCGTTCCGCCCGCAGAGCAGGGGTCCGCCAGAGGGATCAGAGTCGAAAAGATGACCCGTCCGCGACGCAGCACCGGCGCGCTGACGACACGCTCTCCCTGCAGGCCGGCAACCGGAGAGACGAGGTCGATGAACCAGCCGCGCTGAGGTGAGGGGTTGGCATTGTAATCGACGGAATTCTGAGAGACCGCCCGCAGCTGATCGTCGGATGAATCGTGCAGGACGCCTTCTGCCAGGATGGTCTGGGAGACAAGGGAGCTTCGATCCGTTTCCGTGATGCGGGAGTCGTTGTCCCATATCCCGTAAAAGGATTGAACAGGTGGGTTGGCCCCGACAATGTTGTCGCCGACTTCAAAGTATTTACCGGTGCCGAAGTAGACCATCACGCCTCCTTCAGGGTGTGCGCCGAGCTCCAACGGAGCGGTAATGGGCTGCATCTGCCCCGAATTGTCGCGGGCAGTGAACAGGGGGCGTCTTACTGCGCCGGGGTTGGTGACAAAGGGGATGTCCCAGTCCGAAGCCAATTCGTCGTTTAGATCGAATTTCCAGAGATTCCCATGCAGGTCTCCGGCATAGGCCGTGGTCACGGTGCGATGGGCGTCGGTCAGCAGCGCCGGAACGGACAGGCCGTTGGGATCTCCGGCTGAGCCCGCACCCGTATCGATCCGGCGGATAAGCTCCCCGGATTGCGCATCAACAATGAACAGTTGCGCGCGGTGGCTGTCGCCGCCGTAACCGTTGCCGAACAGAACCGCCCACTGGCCGTTCTGCAGGCGCGCAAGGACCGGTTTTCCGATGGCGTAGCCCATATCCGGATGGGAGAACTCCCACAGGACATTGCTCTCATCGAAAGTGTCCGGATCGGTGACATCGAGGGCGAAGACGCTGCGCCCGCCGCCCCCCATGGTGCCGATGAGGATAGTTTTCCAGGAATCATTCAGGTATGCATCGCCGACACTGGGAGAACCGTCGACGTAATACCGGTGAACATAATCCGGGTCGCTCAGGTTGGCGAGCCCCGCCGAGGAAGCTGCGGCAGGGACATAGGCAAACTGTTCAACGCCGGTGTTGGCATCGAAGGCGTGCAGCATCCCATCATTGCCGCCGATATAGAGCAGGCGCGTCCGTGCGGCATTGTCGATGCGAAAAGACTTGTAGGTGTCCCTGCCCGGGGTGCCGGCGGGTAAATCCTGATACTGGAAATCGGGTGCGCCGACAATCAGGGGGTCGGAATTGACGATGTCGCCCAGGATATGTTCCCGCGGGCGCAGGTATCCGCCCTCCTGATCGTTTTCCATGCTCTGATCGCCGCGCAGCCAGTTGAGTCGATCTTTGCCCTGATCGTCCGAGCCTCCGGCACGCAGGTCCGTGCGCTGCACGCTTGAAAGGTTGTCCCACCCCGCCACGGTGAAGGGGACCCCGTCCGTGCCGTTCCAGGTAAAGATGCTGCGATCCCCATGCGCAGGGACCTTGCCGGAGTCATGCGTATCCCATTCCACCTCTCCCACCGATCCATCGCTGTTGATGTTGTAGGCCAGGATCTGTCCGCTCCATGTTTCACTGTCGAAACGTGCCTGATAGATGAGGGTGTTATCGATCAGGCGTGTGGAGTTGGTGGCGATAGCCGCAGCAGTCCCCGTCTTCCTGTCGACGAGGGACGCCAACAGGCCGCCAAGCTTTTCGGAAAAAATTTCGGGGTCCATGGCGCTGAAGAAATCGCCCCTGCTGTTGAGAGATGCATGCCAGAGATCGTCAATTTTGGCTCCCCTCGGGGTGGCATCCGTAGTCGGGTCGGGCCAGTCAAGGTCTCCGGACTTGAGAGAGCCCAGATCCGTTTTCTGGTCGAGAGTCCCCGAAACCCCGAGGCCGACGCCGAAGGTCACCATGCTCTGCCAGTAGGCTTCGTTGAAAACTGAAGTCGGTACGCGGTTGGAAATATTCGGGCAGAGATCACGGTTCCAGTAATACATCGCGACATCGGCAAGCGTGTCGGACCAATCGTCCTGATAGGGAGGTTCGGGGGTGTATTGAAAATTTTCAGCCAGGGGGACGGGGTTGAGAATGCTCGGCCCGTTCTGGTCGTCAACGTTGGCCCGCCTCGAAGAATGGCGGGCGGCGTGCTCGTTGCCGACATTCCAGTAACCGTCCGTCATCAGAACCGTATAGCTGTTGCGACAGGCGAGATTTGACCCGCCGGTGGCCCCGGGCGTTGTGTTCCAGGGGCCGCGGGCATCCTCGCGGGTGTAATACTGGCCGACATCATCAAGTGCACGTCGCAGGGGAGTGCCGGACAAGGGAATGTCGCGTTCATACAGAAGAGAAAAAAACTCCTCCCGATCGGTACCGGAGAATGACCTGACTCCGCGCACCATGGTTCCTGGACTGGCTTCGGAGTCCAGATAGGAACTGCCCGCGTTGATCGTACCGTATCCGACGCGAATGTCTTCGCCCTGGGCGGCAAAAGCACGGCCGATGCCACCGCGCGAAGTGAGGATGCGGGAGCGGTGGTAGGTGTACCAGTTGGCGAAATTCTGAATCTCCTCTTCATAGGTGCAGGCGTCGGGGTCTGCGCAGTCCGTGCGTTTGGGACCCCCGATAAAGGGACCGTTGCCCGCTTTTATCTCGATGCGTTCATAGCTCGAGGCTTCGTTGACATCTCCGCCTTGATAATTGAAATAAGTCGCTGGATAGAAACTGCGGCTCTCCGAAGAACACAGCCCCCAGTTTGAAGTCCAGTTGTTGGCTGCCGGATTGATCCAGCAGCCATATTGCCAGTTATTGGCGGTGAGATTGCGGCTGCCCTTGTCTGTATCGGCAGGGTTGTGGTAGGCGGCGCCGGGATCGGCGTCCGGCCAGGGCGTTCCGTCCGCTGAGACCCAGGGCAGATACCTTGTCTGCGGGTTGTAATACATGGCGTTGTTGTGGTGGGAACGAAAAAACGCGGCCCAGCGATCGGTGGCTCCGAATCCGGGGATATTGTGCAGATTGAAACCCCGATAGGTGCTGCTGCGCCAGTAATCGGTGTCGCCGCCGTAGATACGGTCGGCGGGAGGAAACATGTAGAAAACGCCGCGGTGCCACCATTCGAGTCCGCCGAAGGTATCCATGGACACTTCATCGGGAAGCGTCTCAAAGTGCATGGAGCCCGAATCGTCGATGACGAAAACGATATTGGGCTCGACTTCCACGGTGAGAAACA
Protein-coding sequences here:
- a CDS encoding B12-binding domain-containing radical SAM protein codes for the protein MKILLVYPHYPTTFWSFRYAMKFIDRKASFPPLGLLTIAAMLPGDWEKKLVDMNVRSLSDADLMWADYVFISAMTIQKESACEVIERCRRLGVKTVAGGPLFTSYHETLPEVDHLVLGEGEVTLPPFLQDLQQGEPRHIYRAEQWAQIEQTPIPLWDLIDMKDYAAMNIQYGRGCPFDCEFCDITALFGRRPRNKKVGQIIDELESLYARDWRGAIFFVDDNFIGDKPTLKNEVLPAIVEWMKEKDYPFYFYTEASVDLADDPQLMEWMVLAGFEEVFVGIETPDDAGLAETCKLQNRNRDLIDSVKRIQQAGLQVHGGFIVGFDSDTPGIFEKQIRFIQESGIVTAMVGVLSALRGTRLYQRLEGEGRLLKDSSGENTIFDVNFIPRMNPEALRLGYQKILDTIYDPKQYYQRVISLFKEYNPRPKGKFHLQKGHIGALFKSILWLGVIGKERLQFWKLFFWSLFRKPRLFPLAITYAVYGFHFRKVAERVREGDSF
- a CDS encoding pilus assembly protein: MSDAGKQNKAASWLISTVLSALLAPLLIFAGSTGVQAEISQVPLFLTVEVEPNIVFVIDDSGSMHFETLPDEVSMDTFGGLEWWHRGVFYMFPPADRIYGGDTDYWRSSTYRGFNLHNIPGFGATDRWAAFFRSHHNNAMYYNPQTRYLPWVSADGTPWPDADPGAAYHNPADTDKGSRNLTANNWQYGCWINPAANNWTSNWGLCSSESRSFYPATYFNYQGGDVNEASSYERIEIKAGNGPFIGGPKRTDCADPDACTYEEEIQNFANWYTYHRSRILTSRGGIGRAFAAQGEDIRVGYGTINAGSSYLDSEASPGTMVRGVRSFSGTDREEFFSLLYERDIPLSGTPLRRALDDVGQYYTREDARGPWNTTPGATGGSNLACRNSYTVLMTDGYWNVGNEHAARHSSRRANVDDQNGPSILNPVPLAENFQYTPEPPYQDDWSDTLADVAMYYWNRDLCPNISNRVPTSVFNEAYWQSMVTFGVGLGVSGTLDQKTDLGSLKSGDLDWPDPTTDATPRGAKIDDLWHASLNSRGDFFSAMDPEIFSEKLGGLLASLVDRKTGTAAAIATNSTRLIDNTLIYQARFDSETWSGQILAYNINSDGSVGEVEWDTHDSGKVPAHGDRSIFTWNGTDGVPFTVAGWDNLSSVQRTDLRAGGSDDQGKDRLNWLRGDQSMENDQEGGYLRPREHILGDIVNSDPLIVGAPDFQYQDLPAGTPGRDTYKSFRIDNAARTRLLYIGGNDGMLHAFDANTGVEQFAYVPAAASSAGLANLSDPDYVHRYYVDGSPSVGDAYLNDSWKTILIGTMGGGGRSVFALDVTDPDTFDESNVLWEFSHPDMGYAIGKPVLARLQNGQWAVLFGNGYGGDSHRAQLFIVDAQSGELIRRIDTGAGSAGDPNGLSVPALLTDAHRTVTTAYAGDLHGNLWKFDLNDELASDWDIPFVTNPGAVRRPLFTARDNSGQMQPITAPLELGAHPEGGVMVYFGTGKYFEVGDNIVGANPPVQSFYGIWDNDSRITETDRSSLVSQTILAEGVLHDSSDDQLRAVSQNSVDYNANPSPQRGWFIDLVSPVAGLQGERVVSAPVLRRGRVIFSTLIPLADPCSAGGTSWLMELDAVMGSRLDESVFDVNDDTEIDDDDKITIIVDGTTMTVAASGIQSQVGIIKTPAVIEAGDLEYKYFGGSEGGIAVIREKGGDADELGRRSWRQLR